In Prevotella sp. oral taxon 475, one DNA window encodes the following:
- a CDS encoding OmpA family protein yields the protein MKRLFTFFAAAALAVSVSAQTVTGSKTFDNFYIGINGGVATMTTGYSWMKNLNPNAGLRIGRNFTPVFGFAVESNAYFSNKPGISTGTVVRLLNTSALGTINLSNWFGGYKGQPRCFEIIGLYGFGWERSFNAYKAENLNALTSKVALDFAFNFGSDKQWQFYVEPAIVYNLNNDGYDGLSYNINRSFVQLNAGLVYKFKNSNGSHNFTIAQVRDQAEIDGLNAQINNLRSDLNGKDAQLSEKDRQIADLQKALDDCNKRPKTVVKNIKSETVTNLQPTVLFRQGKAVIDPAQYAPLELIASYMKNHPEAKVEIRGYASPEGSAEINQKLSNARAEAVKTALVKKYKIAASRLTTKGMGVTDTLFEEVSFNRVATFNDSSKAE from the coding sequence ATGAAAAGGTTATTTACTTTCTTTGCAGCTGCCGCTTTGGCAGTTTCTGTATCTGCACAGACAGTTACAGGCAGCAAAACTTTCGACAATTTCTACATTGGCATCAATGGTGGCGTAGCTACGATGACCACCGGTTACAGCTGGATGAAGAACCTCAATCCCAACGCAGGTCTGCGTATCGGTCGTAACTTCACGCCGGTGTTCGGCTTCGCAGTTGAGAGCAATGCCTATTTCTCTAACAAACCGGGCATTTCTACCGGTACGGTGGTGAGATTACTCAACACTTCTGCTCTGGGAACCATCAACCTCAGCAACTGGTTCGGCGGTTATAAAGGTCAGCCCCGTTGCTTTGAAATCATCGGTTTGTATGGTTTCGGTTGGGAACGCTCTTTCAACGCTTACAAAGCAGAGAATCTCAACGCCTTGACCTCTAAGGTAGCACTCGACTTTGCCTTCAACTTCGGCTCGGACAAGCAGTGGCAGTTCTACGTAGAACCGGCCATCGTGTACAATCTGAACAACGATGGTTACGACGGACTCTCGTATAACATCAACCGTTCTTTCGTTCAGCTGAACGCAGGTCTGGTTTACAAGTTCAAGAACTCTAACGGTTCGCACAACTTTACCATCGCACAGGTGCGCGATCAGGCCGAAATCGACGGGCTCAACGCACAAATCAACAACCTGCGCAGCGACCTCAACGGTAAGGATGCCCAGCTTTCGGAGAAAGATCGCCAGATTGCCGACCTGCAAAAGGCTCTTGACGACTGCAACAAAAGGCCCAAAACGGTGGTGAAGAACATCAAGTCGGAAACCGTTACCAACCTCCAACCTACTGTATTGTTCCGTCAGGGCAAGGCCGTTATCGATCCCGCACAGTATGCTCCGCTGGAACTGATCGCTTCTTATATGAAGAATCATCCCGAGGCTAAAGTGGAAATCCGCGGCTATGCTTCGCCCGAGGGTAGCGCAGAGATCAACCAAAAACTCTCTAACGCACGTGCAGAGGCTGTGAAAACGGCACTGGTGAAGAAATACAAGATTGCTGCCAGCCGCTTGACTACCAAGGGTATGGGCGTGACGGACACCTTGTTCGAGGAAGTTTCGTTCAACCGCGTGGCAACGTTCAACGACAGCTCTAAAGCAGAATAA
- a CDS encoding clostripain-related cysteine peptidase, translated as MKKIKQLFLGFLAVVALSACRDEVAAPYPVPQAMAQKTLFVYMPWSASRTSESGSLYHAFQQNLADIQTAIARNGGLGRNRLLVFISSSATSAVMMEVVYRGGICRQDTLERYSAAHMPAFTTADGIADILTRVKQTAPAQRYALIVGCHGTGWLFAGGRSRAQTRYFGGSEPYFQTNISALAQGIGKAGMKMQFVMFDDCYMSNVEVAYELRRATDHLIGCASEIMAYGMPYERIWKYLAQPEPDYQRVVDEFHRFYSAYSTPCGNIGVADCSQAQQMASVMKRINARHVFNLSDTVSVQKLDGYRNTIFFDFDSYVRKLCGSDPLYADFQTALSRFVPYKASTPQIYTSLGELPTRYINVGSFSGITISDPTVSTYERAIATKTQTAWWAATH; from the coding sequence ATGAAAAAAATCAAGCAACTCTTTTTAGGCTTTCTGGCCGTCGTAGCCTTGTCAGCCTGTCGCGATGAGGTGGCTGCACCCTATCCCGTTCCGCAGGCGATGGCCCAGAAAACCCTGTTTGTCTATATGCCTTGGAGCGCAAGTCGAACCAGCGAGTCGGGCAGTTTGTATCATGCTTTTCAGCAAAACTTGGCCGATATACAGACAGCTATTGCTCGTAACGGCGGACTGGGGCGAAACCGACTCCTCGTTTTCATCTCCTCTTCTGCCACTTCGGCCGTTATGATGGAGGTGGTTTATCGTGGTGGCATTTGTCGGCAAGACACCCTCGAGCGATATTCTGCCGCTCATATGCCCGCTTTCACCACCGCCGACGGCATTGCCGACATCCTCACTCGGGTGAAACAAACGGCACCCGCCCAGCGATACGCTCTCATTGTGGGCTGTCACGGCACGGGATGGCTCTTTGCCGGAGGTCGCAGCAGAGCACAGACGCGCTATTTCGGCGGATCGGAACCTTACTTTCAAACCAATATCTCCGCCCTGGCACAAGGAATCGGCAAGGCGGGGATGAAGATGCAGTTTGTCATGTTCGACGATTGCTACATGTCGAACGTGGAAGTGGCCTACGAGCTACGCCGTGCTACCGACCATCTCATCGGATGCGCCAGCGAAATCATGGCTTATGGCATGCCTTACGAACGCATTTGGAAGTATTTGGCACAGCCAGAACCCGACTATCAACGGGTGGTCGACGAGTTTCATCGTTTTTATTCCGCCTATAGCACGCCCTGCGGAAACATCGGTGTTGCCGATTGCAGTCAGGCGCAGCAGATGGCCAGCGTGATGAAGCGAATCAACGCCCGCCATGTCTTCAACCTCTCAGATACGGTCTCGGTACAGAAGCTTGACGGATACCGTAACACCATCTTCTTCGACTTCGACAGTTACGTGCGAAAACTTTGCGGCAGCGACCCCCTTTACGCCGATTTTCAAACTGCTCTGAGTCGTTTCGTGCCCTACAAAGCCAGTACGCCGCAGATCTACACCAGTCTGGGCGAACTCCCCACACGCTACATCAACGTCGGTTCTTTCAGCGGCATCACCATCAGCGACCCCACCGTGTCTACCTACGAGCGGGCCATTGCCACGAAGACGCAGACCGCTTGGTGGGCAGCCACCCATTAA
- a CDS encoding valine--tRNA ligase, which yields MELASKYDPKEVESKWYQYWIDNKLFASQPDDREPYTVVIPPPNVTGVLHMGHMLNNTIQDILVRRARMEGKNACWVPGTDHASIATEAKVVAKLAEQGVKKTDLSRDEFLRHAWDWTHEHGGIILKQLRRLGASCDWDRTAFTMDEERSASVIQVFCDLYDKGLIYRGVRMVNWDPQAQTALSDEEVVYKDEHSKLYYLRYRVVEEPGRYAIVATTRPETIMGDTAMCINPNDEKNTWLKGKHVIVPLVGREIPVIEDEYVDVEFGTGCLKVTPAHDINDHNLGLKHGLETIDIFNDDGTLSPAAELYVGMDRMDVRRQIAIDLEKAQLMEKVEDYDNKVGYSERTHVPIEPKLSTQWFLRMQHFADLALQPVMDDDIRFYPQKYKNTYRHWLENIKDWCISRQLWWGHRIPAYYFTVDGKRECVVARSEEEALEKAKKVLPTLEKADLEQDEDCLDTWFSSWLWPISVFDGIRKPDNEEINYYYPTSDLVTGPDIIFFWVARMIMAGYEYRGQMPFRNVYFTGIVRDKLGRKMSKSLGNSPDPLELIDRYGADGVRMGMMLSAPAGNDILFDEALCEQGRNFNNKIWNAFRLVKGWQTADIEQPAANATAVRWFEAKLRETNLEVAHLFSKYRISEALMAIYRLFWDEFSSWYLEMVKPVYGSPIDCATLNATLRFFETLLKLLHPFMPFITEELWQHLVSRETGASIMREQQEIAAPSEADRQLNADIESVKQIVSSVRTVRNQKNIPPKEPLVLCAIGQNRFADYDDVMMKMANLERIDVCQEKPADTAQFMVATDEYAVPVGRLIDVEAEIAKQESQLAHLEGFLAGIKKKLSNERFVANAPEAVVALERKKQNDSEEKIAALKLSLLELRKKK from the coding sequence ATGGAATTAGCAAGTAAGTATGACCCGAAGGAAGTGGAGTCGAAATGGTATCAATACTGGATTGACAACAAACTTTTTGCCAGCCAACCCGACGATAGAGAACCTTATACGGTGGTGATTCCGCCGCCCAACGTCACCGGAGTGCTGCACATGGGCCACATGCTGAACAATACGATACAGGACATCCTGGTGCGCCGAGCCCGAATGGAAGGCAAAAACGCGTGCTGGGTGCCGGGAACAGACCATGCCTCGATTGCCACGGAAGCAAAGGTGGTGGCCAAATTGGCCGAGCAGGGCGTGAAGAAAACCGACCTGAGCCGCGACGAATTTCTTCGTCATGCCTGGGACTGGACGCACGAACACGGCGGCATCATTCTCAAACAACTGCGCCGACTGGGAGCTTCGTGCGACTGGGATCGGACGGCTTTCACAATGGACGAAGAACGGTCGGCCAGCGTCATACAGGTGTTTTGCGATCTCTACGACAAGGGATTGATCTACCGCGGCGTGCGAATGGTAAACTGGGACCCGCAGGCACAGACGGCGCTCTCGGACGAAGAGGTGGTCTATAAAGACGAACATTCTAAGCTTTATTACCTCCGCTATCGGGTGGTGGAGGAGCCCGGGCGTTATGCTATCGTAGCTACCACGCGTCCCGAAACCATCATGGGCGACACGGCGATGTGCATCAACCCCAATGATGAGAAGAATACGTGGCTCAAGGGCAAACATGTGATTGTGCCGTTGGTGGGCCGGGAGATTCCGGTGATTGAAGATGAGTATGTGGATGTGGAGTTCGGGACGGGCTGTCTGAAGGTGACACCGGCACACGACATCAACGACCACAACTTAGGACTCAAACATGGGCTCGAGACTATCGATATTTTCAACGACGACGGAACTCTCTCTCCTGCCGCAGAACTGTATGTTGGGATGGACAGAATGGACGTTCGCCGACAGATTGCCATCGACTTGGAGAAGGCTCAGCTGATGGAAAAGGTGGAGGACTACGACAATAAGGTGGGCTATTCTGAACGAACCCACGTGCCTATCGAGCCCAAGCTCTCCACCCAATGGTTCCTTCGGATGCAGCATTTCGCCGACTTGGCCCTGCAACCTGTCATGGACGACGACATCCGTTTCTATCCCCAGAAATACAAAAACACCTATCGCCACTGGCTGGAGAATATCAAAGACTGGTGCATCTCGCGCCAACTGTGGTGGGGACATCGTATTCCGGCCTATTATTTCACCGTCGACGGCAAGCGCGAATGCGTCGTGGCACGCTCTGAAGAGGAGGCTCTCGAAAAGGCTAAAAAGGTGCTACCGACACTCGAAAAGGCTGATCTCGAACAGGATGAAGACTGCCTCGACACGTGGTTCTCTTCTTGGCTCTGGCCCATCTCCGTGTTCGACGGCATCCGGAAGCCCGACAACGAGGAAATCAACTATTATTATCCCACGAGCGACTTGGTGACTGGGCCCGACATTATCTTCTTCTGGGTGGCCCGAATGATTATGGCCGGCTATGAATATCGCGGACAAATGCCTTTCCGGAATGTGTATTTCACGGGCATTGTGCGCGACAAACTGGGGCGGAAGATGTCGAAATCGCTCGGTAATTCGCCCGATCCTCTCGAGCTCATCGACCGATACGGAGCCGACGGCGTTCGCATGGGGATGATGCTTTCGGCACCGGCTGGCAACGATATTCTCTTCGATGAGGCCCTTTGCGAGCAAGGGCGCAACTTCAACAACAAGATTTGGAACGCCTTCCGATTGGTGAAGGGGTGGCAGACGGCCGACATCGAGCAGCCTGCGGCCAACGCAACGGCCGTGAGATGGTTTGAGGCCAAACTGCGGGAGACGAACCTGGAGGTGGCCCATCTTTTCTCGAAATATCGTATCTCAGAAGCCCTCATGGCTATCTATCGGCTCTTCTGGGACGAGTTCTCCAGCTGGTATCTCGAGATGGTGAAGCCTGTCTACGGCTCGCCTATCGACTGTGCCACGCTCAACGCTACGCTCCGCTTCTTCGAAACGCTGCTCAAACTGCTCCATCCCTTTATGCCTTTCATCACCGAAGAACTGTGGCAGCACCTCGTTAGTAGGGAAACGGGCGCCTCGATCATGCGCGAGCAGCAGGAGATTGCCGCCCCCTCTGAAGCCGATAGACAACTGAACGCCGACATCGAGAGCGTGAAGCAGATCGTCTCCTCTGTGCGCACCGTTCGCAATCAGAAGAATATTCCGCCCAAAGAGCCGCTCGTGCTCTGTGCCATCGGTCAGAATCGTTTTGCGGATTATGATGATGTGATGATGAAAATGGCCAATCTCGAGCGCATCGATGTATGCCAAGAGAAGCCCGCTGACACGGCACAGTTCATGGTTGCGACGGACGAATACGCCGTTCCCGTGGGTCGTCTCATCGATGTCGAGGCCGAGATCGCTAAGCAGGAGTCACAGTTGGCCCATCTCGAAGGATTCTTGGCCGGTATCAAGAAAAAACTCTCCAACGAGCGTTTTGTGGCCAACGCCCCCGAGGCCGTTGTGGCCCTGGAGCGCAAAAAACAGAATGACTCGGAGGAAAAAATCGCTGCACTCAAGCTCTCGCTCCTCGAATTGAGAAAGAAAAAATAG
- the pheS gene encoding phenylalanine--tRNA ligase subunit alpha, producing MILERINELLSEVGQLSAKNAEEIEQLRLKYLSKKGEITALMADFRLVAADQKKAVGMKINELKQLAQDKLEELKASVGTEKQSRELLDLTRTPYPIRLGTRHPLTIVRNQIIDILQRMGFTLAEGPEIDDDLHVFTKLNFAPDHPARDMQDTFFIETNPDEVTKNVILRSHTSNDQSRIMERQQPPIRVICPGRVYRNEAISARAHCFFHQLEGLYIDKNVSFTDLKQVLLTFARELFGPDTKIRLRPSYFPFTEPSAEMDISCHICGGKGCGFCKHTGWVEILGCGMVDPNVLEACGIDSSVYSGYAFGLGIERITNLKYHVADLRLFSENDVRFLRQFESAY from the coding sequence ATGATACTCGAGAGAATCAACGAACTTCTGAGCGAAGTGGGACAGCTTTCGGCCAAGAATGCGGAGGAAATCGAACAACTGCGACTGAAATATCTCAGCAAGAAGGGGGAGATCACGGCCTTGATGGCCGATTTTCGCCTTGTGGCTGCCGACCAAAAAAAGGCTGTCGGCATGAAAATCAACGAACTAAAGCAGCTGGCACAAGACAAACTGGAGGAGCTTAAGGCCTCAGTGGGCACAGAAAAACAAAGCCGCGAGCTGCTCGACCTTACCCGAACGCCCTACCCCATCCGCTTAGGAACGCGCCATCCGCTGACAATCGTGCGCAATCAAATCATCGATATTCTCCAGCGCATGGGCTTTACGCTGGCCGAAGGGCCCGAGATCGACGACGACCTGCACGTATTTACCAAACTGAACTTCGCCCCCGACCATCCCGCACGCGACATGCAAGACACCTTTTTCATCGAGACCAACCCCGATGAGGTGACGAAAAACGTAATTCTGCGTTCGCATACGTCTAACGACCAAAGCCGAATCATGGAACGGCAACAGCCTCCTATCCGCGTGATTTGTCCCGGGCGAGTGTATCGCAACGAGGCTATCTCGGCCCGTGCACACTGCTTTTTCCATCAGCTCGAGGGTCTTTACATCGACAAAAATGTCTCTTTCACCGACCTCAAACAGGTGCTTCTCACCTTTGCCCGCGAGCTTTTCGGGCCCGACACCAAGATTCGGCTGCGCCCGAGCTACTTTCCTTTCACCGAGCCCAGTGCCGAAATGGACATCTCTTGCCACATCTGCGGCGGCAAAGGCTGCGGCTTCTGCAAGCACACTGGCTGGGTAGAAATTCTGGGGTGCGGCATGGTAGATCCCAATGTGCTGGAGGCTTGCGGCATAGACAGCAGCGTTTATTCGGGCTATGCTTTCGGACTGGGCATCGAACGCATCACCAACTTGAAATATCACGTGGCCGACCTGCGTCTGTTCTCAGAGAACGACGTGCGTTTTCTACGTCAGTTCGAGTCGGCCTACTAA
- the cobT gene encoding nicotinate-nucleotide--dimethylbenzimidazole phosphoribosyltransferase: MQRFSIAPITDPGKPIREKIDYLNKPKGSLGMLEDLAFDICRIQQTLSPTLRHPCHLLLGADHGIEREGVSVSPRAVTWQQMVNFTRGGGGVNVFCRQHHFDLTLVDMGVDYDLSPYPILDRKIARGTNNFLYGPAMSQEQFVRAMKTGAELADSCHAKGSNVLCIGEMGIGNTSASSLWMCLLGHLPLSACVGSGAGLNSEGMNHKRNVLQQALDRFLATSPGPVDTETVIRYFGGFEMVAAVGAMLQAAQRRMLVLVDGFIMSACMLAASRLEPAVLGYAVFGHCGDESGHKQLLQLMKARPILQLGLRLGEGTGALCAYPIIESAVRMINEMNNFKDANIDQYF, encoded by the coding sequence ATGCAACGCTTTTCCATTGCCCCAATTACTGATCCCGGCAAGCCCATTCGCGAAAAAATAGATTATCTCAACAAACCCAAGGGTTCGCTGGGGATGCTCGAAGACTTGGCTTTCGACATCTGTCGGATCCAACAAACGCTCTCGCCCACACTCCGTCATCCCTGCCATCTGCTCTTGGGAGCCGACCATGGCATCGAACGCGAGGGGGTGAGCGTATCGCCAAGAGCCGTGACATGGCAGCAGATGGTGAACTTCACGCGTGGCGGAGGCGGCGTCAACGTCTTCTGTCGGCAACACCACTTCGACCTGACTTTGGTGGATATGGGCGTGGACTACGACCTCTCACCCTACCCTATCCTCGATCGCAAAATCGCACGAGGCACCAACAACTTCCTCTATGGCCCGGCCATGAGCCAAGAACAGTTTGTTCGGGCCATGAAAACCGGCGCAGAGCTCGCCGATAGCTGTCATGCCAAGGGCAGCAACGTGCTTTGCATCGGCGAAATGGGCATCGGCAACACGTCGGCCTCGAGCCTTTGGATGTGTCTTTTAGGGCATCTGCCGCTATCGGCATGCGTAGGAAGCGGAGCCGGACTGAACTCCGAGGGTATGAACCACAAACGCAACGTCTTGCAACAGGCCTTAGATCGTTTTCTCGCCACCAGTCCCGGTCCGGTAGATACAGAGACCGTGATTCGCTATTTCGGCGGTTTTGAGATGGTGGCAGCCGTGGGAGCGATGCTGCAAGCAGCCCAACGGCGAATGCTGGTCTTGGTAGACGGCTTTATTATGTCGGCCTGCATGCTGGCAGCCAGTAGGCTCGAGCCGGCCGTTTTGGGCTATGCCGTCTTTGGGCATTGCGGCGACGAGAGCGGCCATAAGCAGCTGTTGCAACTCATGAAGGCGCGTCCCATCCTGCAATTGGGGCTACGCCTGGGCGAAGGAACGGGGGCTTTGTGTGCCTATCCCATCATCGAAAGTGCGGTAAGAATGATCAACGAAATGAATAACTTCAAAGATGCAAATATCGATCAATACTTCTAA
- a CDS encoding DUF4348 domain-containing protein encodes MKKRAFRTAIAWGLLAIGFIAVGCSEKKSTAGGAQRDSLAVDSLPQDTLESIIEEQPMPKAADELFDDFIFNFAANRKLQRSRIQFPLKVYQRGSKTVKLIEKKDWKMEHFFMKQGYYTLIFDSPKQLSLVKDTTVGHVVIEKIGLKNQTVKQYVFHRINGQWMMTSINNKALYEGSNASFLQFYQRFAVDSAFQVSSMNDLVTFTAPDPDDDFSSITGSISPEQWASFKPGLIPSGQIYNIIYGQTYTESHQKLFVIRGVANGMETEMTFKKIRGRWKLTKFNS; translated from the coding sequence ATGAAAAAAAGGGCCTTCCGGACAGCAATCGCCTGGGGCTTGCTGGCGATAGGATTTATCGCTGTTGGGTGTTCGGAGAAGAAGTCGACAGCCGGCGGTGCACAACGTGATTCTCTTGCTGTCGATTCTCTTCCGCAAGACACGCTCGAAAGCATCATCGAGGAACAGCCTATGCCCAAAGCGGCCGACGAACTCTTCGATGATTTCATCTTCAATTTTGCAGCCAACCGCAAATTGCAGCGTTCGCGCATACAATTTCCTTTGAAGGTGTATCAGCGTGGCAGCAAAACGGTGAAGCTCATCGAGAAAAAAGACTGGAAAATGGAGCACTTTTTTATGAAACAAGGCTACTATACCTTGATTTTCGATAGCCCCAAACAATTGAGTTTAGTGAAAGATACCACCGTGGGACATGTGGTGATCGAGAAGATCGGCTTGAAAAACCAAACGGTGAAACAATATGTTTTCCATCGCATCAATGGGCAATGGATGATGACATCGATCAATAACAAGGCGCTGTATGAGGGCAGCAATGCTTCGTTCTTGCAGTTTTACCAGCGATTTGCGGTAGATAGTGCTTTCCAGGTGAGCAGTATGAACGACTTGGTTACATTCACCGCACCCGACCCGGACGATGATTTCAGTTCGATCACCGGCTCGATCTCGCCCGAACAGTGGGCTTCCTTCAAACCGGGACTGATCCCCAGCGGACAGATATACAATATTATATATGGTCAGACGTACACGGAGAGCCATCAAAAACTCTTTGTCATCCGCGGTGTTGCCAACGGAATGGAAACGGAGATGACGTTTAAGAAGATTCGAGGACGATGGAAACTGACCAAGTTCAATAGTTAA
- a CDS encoding YihY/virulence factor BrkB family protein: MRRKIDNIILYLRRGMWQTRREEVSPLVFVLLTILRRLVVTVKFFTTRSVTDMASALTYSTLLAIVPILAVVFAIARGFGFSKYIEIWFRDALSSQPQAADTIIGFVNSYLVHTKSGIFLGIGLLFMLFTVLMLISNIEKAFNKIWQVQHPRSLFRTVTDYLAMFFLVPIIIVVTSGVSIVMATFASDIEEYVVIGPMMRLFISVMPYVLMSAVFVGFYIFMPNTKVNFSAAFFPGILSGVAMQVLQVFYIHSQIFLSSYNAIYGSFAALPLFMLWVQISWSICLFGAELSYTSQNMESFDLLGQMDELSYRYRMMLSALLLGKICRRFDEAKPPYTAVELKLETNIPVRIVQQLLFEMQTAGLVTYIAGDEKDVDARYQPALSLRQLTLGLMIDRLESSGTWNLDLDIGKHLTGRGWKEFYRMRKHYLAEMRTIELKDLVFDEQPIGTGLLNTRH; the protein is encoded by the coding sequence ATGAGAAGAAAGATTGACAACATCATTTTATACCTGCGAAGAGGAATGTGGCAAACGCGACGCGAGGAGGTTTCGCCGCTGGTGTTCGTGCTGCTCACCATCCTGCGGAGGCTCGTCGTGACGGTGAAATTCTTCACTACGCGCAGCGTTACCGACATGGCTTCGGCCCTTACCTACAGCACGCTCCTGGCCATTGTGCCGATTTTGGCCGTGGTATTTGCCATTGCACGCGGTTTTGGCTTTTCAAAATACATTGAGATTTGGTTTAGAGACGCGCTCTCGAGCCAACCGCAGGCCGCTGATACCATTATCGGCTTTGTCAACTCTTACCTGGTGCACACCAAAAGCGGAATCTTTCTTGGCATCGGACTGCTTTTCATGCTCTTCACCGTGCTGATGCTCATCAGCAACATCGAGAAAGCCTTCAACAAAATCTGGCAGGTACAACATCCACGCAGTTTGTTTCGCACCGTGACAGACTATCTGGCCATGTTCTTCCTCGTACCCATCATCATCGTTGTCACGTCGGGCGTGTCGATTGTGATGGCCACTTTCGCCAGCGACATCGAGGAATACGTTGTTATCGGTCCGATGATGCGTTTGTTTATCTCGGTGATGCCCTACGTTTTGATGTCGGCCGTTTTTGTTGGCTTCTATATCTTCATGCCCAACACCAAAGTCAACTTCTCGGCGGCTTTCTTTCCGGGCATCCTTTCGGGTGTAGCGATGCAGGTGTTGCAGGTGTTCTACATCCATTCGCAAATCTTCCTCTCGTCCTACAATGCCATCTATGGTTCGTTTGCAGCTTTACCGCTGTTCATGCTGTGGGTGCAGATTTCGTGGAGCATCTGTCTCTTCGGTGCCGAATTGAGCTATACCAGTCAGAACATGGAGAGCTTCGACCTCCTGGGGCAGATGGACGAGCTGAGTTATCGCTACCGGATGATGCTGAGTGCCTTGTTGTTGGGAAAGATTTGCCGGCGGTTCGACGAGGCTAAGCCGCCCTATACGGCGGTGGAACTGAAGTTGGAAACGAACATCCCGGTGCGCATCGTTCAGCAATTGCTCTTCGAAATGCAGACCGCAGGTCTGGTGACCTACATCGCTGGCGACGAAAAGGATGTCGATGCGCGCTATCAGCCGGCTCTCTCGCTCAGACAACTCACACTCGGATTGATGATCGACCGGCTCGAATCCTCGGGCACTTGGAATCTCGACCTCGATATTGGCAAACATCTCACAGGTCGAGGATGGAAAGAGTTTTACAGAATGAGAAAGCATTATCTGGCCGAGATGCGCACCATCGAACTGAAAGACTTGGTTTTCGACGAACAGCCCATCGGCACAGGTTTGCTAAACACACGCCATTAA
- a CDS encoding bifunctional adenosylcobinamide kinase/adenosylcobinamide-phosphate guanylyltransferase — translation MKRIILITGGQRSGKSQYAEKLALQLSPHPIYMATAHAWDEEFCQRIARHRLRRGPCWTNIEEEKYLSRHYIYNKVAVIDCITLWCTNFFYNPDLKEDELPDVDSTLQALQAEFDQFTAQEATFIFVTNEIGSGGVSSHALQRRFTDLEGWMNQYVASKADEVILMVSGIPVKIK, via the coding sequence ATGAAGAGAATCATTTTGATTACCGGCGGGCAACGCTCGGGCAAGAGTCAGTATGCCGAAAAGCTAGCTCTACAGCTATCGCCCCACCCTATCTATATGGCCACGGCACATGCTTGGGACGAGGAATTCTGCCAGCGCATTGCCCGACATCGGCTCAGACGCGGCCCGTGTTGGACCAATATCGAGGAGGAAAAATATCTGAGTCGGCACTATATATATAATAAGGTGGCGGTGATCGACTGCATTACGCTCTGGTGCACCAATTTTTTCTACAATCCCGACCTCAAAGAAGACGAACTGCCCGATGTGGATTCCACCTTGCAGGCCTTGCAGGCGGAGTTCGATCAGTTCACCGCTCAGGAGGCTACGTTCATCTTTGTGACCAACGAAATCGGCAGCGGAGGCGTGAGCAGTCATGCGCTTCAACGACGATTCACCGATTTAGAGGGCTGGATGAACCAATATGTAGCCTCGAAAGCCGACGAAGTGATCCTCATGGTGAGCGGCATTCCCGTCAAAATCAAATAG
- a CDS encoding acyl-[acyl-carrier-protein] thioesterase, with translation MERHNKIGRYEFLVEPFHCDFSNRIFMGHLGNHLLNAADFHSNERGFGMHFLNGIRKTWVLSRLAIEVNEMPVAYTRLSVETWVDSVMRFFTQRNFKISDHETGKIYGYGRSVWAMIDTETRQPADILAIKEGSIAEYVDKETICPIAASSRVRMSDEGQWAGKVETHYSDVDVNGHINSVKYVEHLLDLMPEAWHRTHCIGRIDVAYVAESHFGDVLNYYCETTGEGKTAYRIMKQRGEEPPLEACRVEITTVKPHL, from the coding sequence ATGGAGAGACACAACAAAATAGGAAGGTATGAGTTCTTGGTAGAACCGTTCCACTGCGACTTTTCGAACCGCATTTTCATGGGGCATTTGGGCAATCATCTGCTCAACGCGGCCGACTTCCACTCTAACGAGCGTGGCTTCGGTATGCATTTTCTCAATGGCATCCGCAAAACCTGGGTGCTCTCGCGTCTGGCGATCGAGGTGAACGAAATGCCTGTGGCCTATACCCGGCTCTCGGTAGAGACGTGGGTGGATAGCGTGATGCGCTTTTTCACTCAACGCAACTTTAAAATTTCAGACCACGAGACGGGCAAAATCTATGGCTACGGACGCAGCGTCTGGGCGATGATCGACACCGAAACGCGCCAGCCGGCCGACATTTTGGCGATCAAAGAAGGTTCCATCGCGGAGTATGTAGATAAGGAAACGATTTGTCCTATTGCTGCTTCGTCGCGCGTAAGAATGAGCGACGAGGGCCAATGGGCGGGGAAGGTAGAGACGCACTACAGCGATGTGGACGTTAATGGGCACATCAATAGCGTGAAATATGTGGAGCATCTGCTCGATTTGATGCCCGAAGCGTGGCACCGCACACACTGCATCGGTCGCATCGACGTGGCTTATGTAGCCGAAAGTCATTTCGGCGATGTGCTCAACTATTATTGCGAGACGACGGGCGAGGGCAAAACAGCTTATCGCATCATGAAGCAACGAGGCGAAGAGCCTCCCCTCGAAGCGTGTAGGGTGGAAATAACGACGGTCAAGCCTCACCTTTGA